One window of Siniperca chuatsi isolate FFG_IHB_CAS linkage group LG19, ASM2008510v1, whole genome shotgun sequence genomic DNA carries:
- the LOC122866247 gene encoding transcription factor 24-like: MVGRQTLRMDSGSCSGAVVDDSPASSPSSSPSPDGRRRELQRARVLQAGGLGGRGRPAAANAARERSRVQTLRTAFLELQRTLPSVPPDTKLSKLDVLILATTYIAHLTRTLQEEGTEEGESTKQTEALHSLKGDGYLHPVKKWPMRSRLYVGASGQFLNTTNPSESENQGPSSSTSQ, encoded by the exons ATGGTTGGAAGACAGACGCTCCGGATGGACAGCGGTAGTTGCTCCGGGGCGGTAGTGGATGACAGCCCTGCGTCCAGTCCGAGCTCCAGTCCCAGTCCGGACGGTCGTCGTCGGGAGCTCCAGCGGGCCAGGGTGCTCCAGGCCGGCGGGCTCGGCGGCAGAGGACGCCCGGCAGCAGCTAACGCGGCGCGGGAGAGGAGCAGAGTGCAAACCCTGAGAACCGCGTTCCTGGAGCTACAAAGGACTTTGCCGTCCGTACCGCCGGACACCAAGCTGTCCAAACTCGACGTGTTGATACTGGCCACCACCTATATTGCCCATTTGACTCGAACACTACAAGAAGAAGGCAcggaggagggagagagcacaaaacaaacagaggcgTTACACTCATTGAAAGGTGACGGCTACCTGCACCCAGTGAAg AAATGGCCTATGCGATCCAGACTGTACGTCGGAGCATCCGGACAGTTTCTCAACACCACAAATCCTTCAGAGTCAGAGAATCAAGGCCCTTCATCGTCCACCTCCCAGTAA
- the mcmdc2 gene encoding minichromosome maintenance domain-containing protein 2 isoform X1 yields MADILSLKESVLVYLDRSGGLQKLADDCKPFSDPQQIEAVYRFCISVNPSDVIEVDPVLGDCLLHDPLRATSLFQSVCFLAIKTLSLLEKIHTESQVNVILKLTHLPPFPEYTLDLCSFPRGYGPMRPVSMEGLVIAMTRVTKYTQGARFLCINDDCPCSTGFHRIRVHAPGATESATVRNNFSCMICSSPLKEDVKFRVLGDKQLVELIHVKALDGLSVHQQSSLRYQSVTLFLRDELCNSMRIGRLYRVLGIPAHVHQWPSITWSVEANSVQLWEPEYKHKVSGSFQELLKATASSPWRFSAIVANCFGLDVAPPGLYNTLKLCLLLSLVQTRADAKDTFHNLDLLVVTTDTLILDRLMTYSLSLACRGVRHQASGEMFASLSRDEHGAGTANIHAGSALLATGGICMLGDLGCYKKDRLDAIQSVLESCTVSVFIPGKKYGEDADQQLSFPVQCSFWALTDSTDASRRSGKADCAVLGTAEMGHVPIQLADAFGLVIQCRDMLGEHALLAQTVHTLQQAVHPGKPLYSSCWEFSTQDYRELVAYAQSLQVELSPGAEKIIHGYYVASRRVRTQSQGVKMSVASIKLLISLAEAHCKLCLRTQVLEEDAVIAVLLCENSVTLKHGASALVIPPDAVFPCDLGDVNGLHRRDMTLDDLHQNILRFIYAYAPGADTYITEE; encoded by the exons ATGGCTGACATTTTATCGTTGAAAGAATCGGTTCTGGTCTATTTAGACAGAAGTGGTGGCCTTCAGAAGCTGGCAGACGACTGCAAACCATTCAGCG ACCCCCAACAGATTGAGGCAGTCTACAGGTTTTGCATCAGTGTAAATCCCTCTGATGTGATAGAGGTGGATCCTGTATTGGGTGACTGTCTTCTGCATGATCCCCTAAGAGCAACATCGTTGTTTCAGTCT GTTTGCTTCCTGGCCATAAAGACACTGTCACTTcttgaaaaaatacacacagagagtcaG GTGAATGTAATTCTGAAGTTGACACACCTACCTCCATTCCCTGAGTACACATTGGACCTTTGTAGTTTTCCGCGTGGGTATGGCCCCATGAGGCCTGTTTCCATGGAGGGCCTGGTCATTGCCATGACGAGGGTCACGAAATACACCCAGGGGGCCAGGTTCCTCTGCATTAATGATGACTGTCCCTGCTCTACAG GGTTTCACCGCATTCGTGTCCATGCGCCTGGAGCCACAGAGTCAGCTACTGTGAGAAACAACTTCAGCTGCATGATCTGCAGCTCCCCACTGAAAGAGGATGTGAAATTTAGAGTGCTGGGAG acaaacagcttGTGGAGCTGATCCATGTCAAAGCACTGGATGGTCTAAGTGTCCATCAGCAAAGCTCACTCAGGTACCAGTCTGTCACCCTCTTTCTCAGAG ATGAGCTGTGTAACTCAATGAGAATTGGTCGACTCTACAGAGTGTTAGGCATTCCTGCGCATGTGCACCAGTGGCCCAGCATTACCTGGAGTGTAGAGGCAAATAGTGTCCAACTGTGGGAGCCAGAGT ATAAACATAAAGTCAGTGGCAGCTTCCAGGAGCTGCTGAAGGCCACAGCCAGTTCTCCCTGGAGGTTCTCTGCCATTGTGGCTAACTGCTTTGGGTTGGACGTGGCTCCTCCAGGCCTCTACAACACCTTAAAGCTGTGCTTGTTGCTCAGCTTGGTGCAGACTAGAGCAGATGcaaaagacacatttcacaACTTGGATCTCCTAGTTGTCACTACTGACACTCTCATACTAGACAG ACTAATGACATACAGCTTGAGCTTGGCATGTCGTGGGGTCAGACATCAGGCTTCAGGTGAGATGTTTGCATCTCTGTCCCGGGACGAACACGGAGCAGGCACTGCTAACATCCATGCCGGCTCTGCCTTGCTAGCCACTGGTGGCATTTGCATGTTGGGAGATCTGGGCTGTTACAAAAAGGACAGGTTGGATGCCATTCAGTCAG TTCTGGAGAGCTGCACAGTGTCTGTGTTCATCCCAGGGAAGAAGtatggtgaggatgctgaccaGCAGCTTTCCTTCCCAGTCCAATGCAGCTTCTGGGCCCTCACAGACTCCACAGATGCCTCTCGACGGTCCGGGAAGGCAGACTGTGCCGTACTGGGAACAGCA GAAATGGGTCACGTACCAATTCAGTTGGCAGACGCCTTTGGCCTGGTCATTCAGTGTAGGGATATGCTGGGAGAGCATGCCCTGCTTGCCCAGACCGTCCACACCCTGCAGCAGGCAGTACACCCTGGAAAACCCCTCTACTCATCCTGCTGGGAGTTTTCTACTCAAGACTACCGAGAG CTGGTAGCTTATGCACAGAGTTTGCAAGTGGAGCTTAGTCCTGGAGCAGAGAAAATAATCCATGGTTACTACGTGGCCAGCCGTAGAGTCCGAACACAGAGTCAGGGTGTCAAGATGTCTGTGGCCTCTATCAAGCTACT GATCTCTTTGGCTGAGGCCCACTGCAAGTTATGTCTCAGAACACAAGTACTGGAGGAAGATGCTGTGATTGCTGTGCTCCTCTGTGAAAACTCAGTCACTCTCAAGCatg GGGCCTCTGCTCTTGTTATTCCACCAGACGCAGTGTTTCCTTGTGACCTGGGAGACGTGAATGGTTTGCACAGGCGAGACATGACCCTGGATGATCTCCACCAGAATATCCTACGCTTTATCTACGCCTACGCACCGGGAGCAGACACATACATCACAGAGGAGTAA
- the mcmdc2 gene encoding minichromosome maintenance domain-containing protein 2 isoform X2 gives MADILSLKESVLVYLDRSGGLQKLADDCKPFSDPQQIEAVYRFCISVNPSDVIEVDPVLGDCLLHDPLRATSLFQSVCFLAIKTLSLLEKIHTESQVNVILKLTHLPPFPEYTLDLCSFPRGYGPMRPVSMEGLVIAMTRVTKYTQGARFLCINDDCPCSTGFHRIRVHAPGATESATVRNNFSCMICSSPLKEDVKFRVLGDKQLVELIHVKALDGLSVHQQSSLRYQSVTLFLRDELCNSMRIGRLYRVLGIPAHVHQWPSITWSVEANSVQLWEPEYKHKVSGSFQELLKATASSPWRFSAIVANCFGLDVAPPGLYNTLKLCLLLSLVQTRADAKDTFHNLDLLVVTTDTLILDRLMTYSLSLACRGVRHQASGEMFASLSRDEHGAGTANIHAGSALLATGGICMLGDLGCYKKDRLDAIQSVLESCTVSVFIPGKKYGEDADQQLSFPVQCSFWALTDSTDASRRSGKADCAVLGTAEMGHVPIQLADAFGLVIQCRDMLGEHALLAQTVHTLQQAVHPGKPLYSSCWEFSTQDYRELVAYAQSLQVELSPGAEKIIHGYYVASRRVRTQSQGVKMSVASIKLLGLCSCYSTRRSVSL, from the exons ATGGCTGACATTTTATCGTTGAAAGAATCGGTTCTGGTCTATTTAGACAGAAGTGGTGGCCTTCAGAAGCTGGCAGACGACTGCAAACCATTCAGCG ACCCCCAACAGATTGAGGCAGTCTACAGGTTTTGCATCAGTGTAAATCCCTCTGATGTGATAGAGGTGGATCCTGTATTGGGTGACTGTCTTCTGCATGATCCCCTAAGAGCAACATCGTTGTTTCAGTCT GTTTGCTTCCTGGCCATAAAGACACTGTCACTTcttgaaaaaatacacacagagagtcaG GTGAATGTAATTCTGAAGTTGACACACCTACCTCCATTCCCTGAGTACACATTGGACCTTTGTAGTTTTCCGCGTGGGTATGGCCCCATGAGGCCTGTTTCCATGGAGGGCCTGGTCATTGCCATGACGAGGGTCACGAAATACACCCAGGGGGCCAGGTTCCTCTGCATTAATGATGACTGTCCCTGCTCTACAG GGTTTCACCGCATTCGTGTCCATGCGCCTGGAGCCACAGAGTCAGCTACTGTGAGAAACAACTTCAGCTGCATGATCTGCAGCTCCCCACTGAAAGAGGATGTGAAATTTAGAGTGCTGGGAG acaaacagcttGTGGAGCTGATCCATGTCAAAGCACTGGATGGTCTAAGTGTCCATCAGCAAAGCTCACTCAGGTACCAGTCTGTCACCCTCTTTCTCAGAG ATGAGCTGTGTAACTCAATGAGAATTGGTCGACTCTACAGAGTGTTAGGCATTCCTGCGCATGTGCACCAGTGGCCCAGCATTACCTGGAGTGTAGAGGCAAATAGTGTCCAACTGTGGGAGCCAGAGT ATAAACATAAAGTCAGTGGCAGCTTCCAGGAGCTGCTGAAGGCCACAGCCAGTTCTCCCTGGAGGTTCTCTGCCATTGTGGCTAACTGCTTTGGGTTGGACGTGGCTCCTCCAGGCCTCTACAACACCTTAAAGCTGTGCTTGTTGCTCAGCTTGGTGCAGACTAGAGCAGATGcaaaagacacatttcacaACTTGGATCTCCTAGTTGTCACTACTGACACTCTCATACTAGACAG ACTAATGACATACAGCTTGAGCTTGGCATGTCGTGGGGTCAGACATCAGGCTTCAGGTGAGATGTTTGCATCTCTGTCCCGGGACGAACACGGAGCAGGCACTGCTAACATCCATGCCGGCTCTGCCTTGCTAGCCACTGGTGGCATTTGCATGTTGGGAGATCTGGGCTGTTACAAAAAGGACAGGTTGGATGCCATTCAGTCAG TTCTGGAGAGCTGCACAGTGTCTGTGTTCATCCCAGGGAAGAAGtatggtgaggatgctgaccaGCAGCTTTCCTTCCCAGTCCAATGCAGCTTCTGGGCCCTCACAGACTCCACAGATGCCTCTCGACGGTCCGGGAAGGCAGACTGTGCCGTACTGGGAACAGCA GAAATGGGTCACGTACCAATTCAGTTGGCAGACGCCTTTGGCCTGGTCATTCAGTGTAGGGATATGCTGGGAGAGCATGCCCTGCTTGCCCAGACCGTCCACACCCTGCAGCAGGCAGTACACCCTGGAAAACCCCTCTACTCATCCTGCTGGGAGTTTTCTACTCAAGACTACCGAGAG CTGGTAGCTTATGCACAGAGTTTGCAAGTGGAGCTTAGTCCTGGAGCAGAGAAAATAATCCATGGTTACTACGTGGCCAGCCGTAGAGTCCGAACACAGAGTCAGGGTGTCAAGATGTCTGTGGCCTCTATCAAGCTACT GGGCCTCTGCTCTTGTTATTCCACCAGACGCAGTGTTTCCTTGTGA